A single window of Athene noctua chromosome 1, bAthNoc1.hap1.1, whole genome shotgun sequence DNA harbors:
- the RWDD2B gene encoding RWD domain-containing protein 2B: MTNREEAEIQISELDLLSSMFPYEEEFIVTDQLAVAELKHFIENESAEMPSSKIQFILNIKLEVSNASMVEFSMACALPFKYPTVLPEITVRSSLLSRSQQIHLNSDLKTYLTQNCSGEPCMLSAREWVKDHASAYIDKEPSSFSVPTSNAIQPEVITFTRLWIYSHHIYNKQKRKNIIDWAKELALSGFCMPGKPGVVCVEGLQNNCEEFWSRVRRLTWKRILIRHREDVSLEGGGHAEIQKQRKFSTLEEKCFDAHGARGNHMDLGQLYHFLEEKGCADIFQMYFGVEGH, encoded by the exons ATGACTAACCGAGAAGAGGCAGAGATACAAATTTCAGAATTAGATTTACTGTCTAGCATGTTTCCTTACGAGGAAGAGTTCATTGTGACTGACCAGCTGGCTGTAGCTGAACTAAAACACTTTATTGAAAATGAGTCTGCAGAGATGCCATCTTCGAAAATTCAGTTTATACTGAACATAAAGCTAGAAGTCTCTAATGCCTCTATG GTGGAATTCTCTATGGCCTGTGCTTTACCATTCAAATATCCAACTGTTCTACCAGAGATTACTGTGAG atcaTCATTATTAAGCCGCTCTCAGCAGATTCACCTGAACTCTGATCTAAAAACGTATTTGACGCAAAACTGCAGTGGTGAGCCCTGCATGTTGAGTGCAAGGGAATGGGTTAAAGACCATGCATCTGCTTACATTGACAAAGAGCCTTCATCTTTCTCTGTGCCGACATCAAATGCCATCCAGCCAGAAGTCATCACATTCACTCGATTGTGGATCTATAGTCATCACATTTACaacaagcaaaagagaaagaatattATTGACTGGGCCAAGGAGCTCGCTCTGTCTGGGTTTTGCATGCCAGGGAAACCAGGTGTTGTTTGTGTAGAAGGTCTACAAAATAATTGTGAAGAGTTCTGGTCAAG agtaAGGAGATTAACATGGAAAAGAATTCTCATTCGGCACAGAGAAGATGTTTCTTTGGAAGGCGGAGGACATGCTGAGATTCAGAAACAAAGAAAGTTCTCCACTTTGGAGGAAAAATGCTTTGATGCACATGGTGCCAGAGGAAATCATATGGATTTGGGGCAGCTCTAtcattttttagaagaaaaaggatgtgctgacatttttcaaatgtattttgggGTTGAAGGTCATTGA